One window from the genome of Cervus elaphus chromosome 8, mCerEla1.1, whole genome shotgun sequence encodes:
- the LOC122698725 gene encoding proteasome subunit alpha type-2 gives MAERGYSFSLTTFSPSGKLVQIEYALAAVAGGAPSVGIKAANGVVLATEKKQKSILYDERSVHKVEPITKHIGLVYSGMGPDYRVLVHRARKLAQQYYLVYQEPIPTAQLVQRVASVMQEYTQSGGVRPFGVSLLICGWNEGRPYLFQSDPSGAYFAWKATAMGKNYVNGKTFLEKRYNEDLELEDAIHTAILTLKESFEGQMTEDNIEVGICNEAGFRRLTPTEVKDYLAAIA, from the coding sequence ATGGCGGAGCGTGGTTACAGCTTTTCGCTGACTACATTCAGCCCGTCTGGTAAACTTGTCCAGATAGAATATGCTTTGGCTGCTGTAGCTGGAGGAGCTCCTTCAGTGGGAATTAAAGCTGCAAATGGCGTGGTCTTGGCAactgagaagaaacagaaatccaTTCTGTATGATGAGCGAAGTGTCCACAAAGTGGAACCAATCACCAAGCATATAGGTTTGGTGTATAGTGGCATGGGCCCAGATTACAGGGTACTTGTGCACAGAGCTCGAAAACTAGCTCAACAGTACTATCTCGTTTACCAAGAACCTATTCCCACAGCTCAACTGGTCCAGAGAGTAGCTTCCGTGATGCAGGAATACACCCAGTCAGGGGGTGTTCGCCCATTTGGAGTTTCTTTACTTATCTGTGGTTGGAATGAGGGACGGCCATATTTATTTCAGTCAGATCCATCTGGAGCTTACTTTGCCTGGAAAGCCACAGCAATGGGAAAGAACTATGTGAATGGGAAAACTTTCCTTGAGAAAAGATATAATGAAGATCTGGAACTTGAAGATGCCATTCATACAGCCATATTAACCCTAAAGGAAAGCTTTGAAGGGCAGATGACAGAAGATAATATAGAAGTTGGAATCTGCAACGAAGCCGGATTTAGGAGGCTTACCCCAACTGAAGTTAAGGATTATTTGGCTGCCATTGCATAA